TCGCTTCCGAAGATCGGTGAGTTGATGGGCGGACGCGACCACACAACTGTGATCCATGCTGAGCGCAAGATCCGTGAGCTGATGGCTGAGAGGCGCGAGATCTATAACCAGGTCACGGAACTGACCAATACGATGCGGCAGCAGCAGCGGGATTAACCCTGTAACTACGCGGTTAAATCCGAATATTTTGTAGTTATCCGCAAGAAATGTGCAAAGAGCTGTGGATAACTGTGGGTGACATGCCTTTCGCTTCGCATAATCCTAGCTCACTCTTATATGCTTCACAGTGATGGGAATAATGCGTTAGAGTTCTCCACACTTTATCCACACTCAGTGGATAGCTGAATCATGCGGATCTGACGGGTTTTACACAAACTCCACAACGGTTACTACTCCTCCCACCTTTAAACATCTATCCAAATTACATTTTGTGATTCGACCGGCCCCGGCTCGAACTACACGCCCCTACAGGCTGATTTCTAAATCTCAGTGAACAAGTTATTTGAACCAGGTAGGCTAAACACGTGCCCTGTGTGACTTTTGAGCACAAGAGTGAATAAGGTCTTACTCTTGTGCTTGAATCTCATGCGCACCGAAAGCCTCGTATTTCGCATCGGAAGGTGAATCTGTGAAGATCAGCGTGGACCGTGATGTGCTCACTGAAGCCGTGACGTGGACTGCTCGAGCACTCGCTCCTCGTCCAGCGACCCCTGTACTTTCCGGTATTTTGATCACTGCCGCGGATAACACTCTGACGTTTGAGGCTTTTGACTACACGACTTCGGCACACCTTGACGTGGATGCCAACATCGAAACGGAAGGTTCGGTGCTTGTCTCTGGCAAGATGCTCGCCGACATCGCCCGTACTTTGCCTGCGGCTCCAGTGACTCTTGAACTTGAGAACGCTAAGCTCACGGTTTCGTGTGGCCGTTCCCGTTTCCACTTGGCCACCATGCCGGTTGATGAATACCCGAGCCTGCCTAAGATGCCCGATGTTCTTGGCACTGTTGATGGCACAGAATTCTCTCGGGCTGTTGCTCAGGTTTCGGTTGCTGCTGCTCGTGATGAAACCTTGCCGATCCTCACTGGCATCAAGGTTGAGTTTGAAGATGACACGATGACGCTATTGGCGACTGACCGCTATCGTCTTGCGATGCGTGAGTTGAATTGGAAGCCAGCTGGTTCGAGCGTTTCAACTTCGGCTCTCGTGAAGGCTAAGACCCTCTCGGATGTCGCTAAGACGTTAGGTTCTGCTGGTGAGCTCAGCATCTGCATGGAGGAAAACGGCGATATTGTCGGTTTCGTTTCGGGTTCGCGCCGCACCACTACGCTTTTGGTTGATGGTGATTACCCTAAGATTCGCTCTCTGTTCCCGGAGGAATCGCTT
The Pseudoglutamicibacter albus DNA segment above includes these coding regions:
- the dnaN gene encoding DNA polymerase III subunit beta — translated: MKISVDRDVLTEAVTWTARALAPRPATPVLSGILITAADNTLTFEAFDYTTSAHLDVDANIETEGSVLVSGKMLADIARTLPAAPVTLELENAKLTVSCGRSRFHLATMPVDEYPSLPKMPDVLGTVDGTEFSRAVAQVSVAAARDETLPILTGIKVEFEDDTMTLLATDRYRLAMRELNWKPAGSSVSTSALVKAKTLSDVAKTLGSAGELSICMEENGDIVGFVSGSRRTTTLLVDGDYPKIRSLFPEESLIHASVSTPELIEAVRRVSIVAERNTPVRLQFTDAQVALDAGTGEEAQAEEAIESQLNGDEITVAFNPPFLSEGLSAFDTENVQFAFTTAPKPAMLTALDQETGQPDMSFRYLVMPVRLPNA